The window GTGAAGCTGGAGAGGCCTGTGATCAGCATTGACTACACAGGAGAAAATATCCTTGTGAAGACCCTAAACCATGAGATCTATGAGACTAAATATGTGATTAGTACTATTCCTCCTACTCTGGGCATGAAGAGTCACTTCAATCCCCCTCTGCCAATGATGAGAAACCAGCTGATCACTCGTGTGCCTTTGGGTTTAGTCACCAAGTgtatagtttattataaagaGCCCTTCTGGAGTAAAAAGGATTACTGTGGAACCATGATTATTGAAGGAGAGGAAGTTCCAATTTCCTACACATTGGATGATACCAAACCTGACGGCAACTATGCTGCTATAATGGGATTTATCCTTGCTCACAAAGCCAGAAGGCTGGCATGTCCTAccaaagaagaaaggatgaaGAAACTTTGTGAGCTTTATGCAAAAGTTCTGGGCTCCCAAGAAGCTCTGAAGCCATTACATTATGAAGAGAAGAATTGGTGTGAGGAGCAGTACTCTGGGGGCTGCTACACAACCTACTTCCCTCCTGGGATCATGACTCAATATGGAAGGGTACTACGCCAGCCAGTGGGCAGGATTTATTTTGCAGGCACTGAGACTGCCACGCACTGGAGTGGCTACTTGGAGGGCGCTgtggaggctggagagagagtGGCCCAAGAGGTCCTGCCTGCCACAGGGAAGATTCCAGAGGATGAAATCTGGCAGTCAGAACCAGAGTCTGCGGATGTCCCTGTGCAACCCACCACTACGACCTTCTTGGAGAGACATTTTCCCTCCGTGCCAGGCAGGCTGAAGTTCATTGGATTGACCACCATCTTTTCGGCAGTGGCTCTCAGCTTCCTGGTGCACAAAAGGGCGCTGCTTGTGCGACTCTAGAGAGAGGGTGTCTGTAACCACACCCTCTCCTTATTGTATTTGGGGTGTGGGTTTAAGGAAGGGGTTCCACAAAGACATAAAGGATGTGGAGTAAGTAAGGTGGGGAGCACAAAGATTAAGTCCGATTCTGACTGCAGGAAGcacattctctttttctccactgTGGCCCGAGGTTAGGGTCCCTTACTTGGCTTAGCACTCTGTTTCACCAATTTCTAAGTTTATTGCCCTCACAATCTTTAGAATAGTTAAATAGGCTTAAGTTCCTTGCTGTCCTACAACACACCTTGCCCATGCACAAGCAGCTAGTTTTTTCCTACCTCTGTGGCTTTGTGCTTGTACTTTCACTTTCCTGTAATATCCTCACTTCCCCCAGTTTTCTGCATTGGTTTTTAGAATCCTGTTTTGTTATAGCTGGAAGACCTTAGGGACCATCTAGTCCTCACCTTCTGCTTTAGAGTTGAGCAAACTGAAGTTTAATAAGCCACTGGTATCTTGGGGACTAGAACACAGGTCCAATGCTTTTCTACTTCCCTGTATGTATTTCCCAATTGCCCTCCTCCACTCCCTGTCATAGTAGATGATAGTGTCCCCTTGTGTGGGTTTACTCTGTGCTGAGCTGTCTTGCACTACTCAAATGCTACTCAATAAATATCCTTGAGTCTTACTGTCTTGTGCAGTGTGTGCCCAAttgatttgaattttttgaggGTAAGagtcttgtctttttttcctttggtatctTCCATTATGTCCCAATACTAAGGTCAGTACACATTtgggtaattaaaaataaaagttgcttgaaaaaaaaatatgtatatatatatttcattatggcattgtgtgtttttttccctctttgctgCCTGTCATCAATCTGATATGTAAAAATGTTTGCGCTTTCAAATATCTATTTTGTAAACCAATAGAAGTATTCTACCATTGTATTGAACTTTTTATAAACAAGTGTCTTACTTTTCCCTGTATGGTGTTCAAAATTAGTTGGAAATTgcttcctcttttttgttttaaaaagtaatatttatacgAATTTTAAGTGTCCAGGTTGGTGAATTTTGATAATTGCGTACAATCAtttaaccaccaccacaatcaagaaatagagaagaaattcTTCACTTCAGGAAGTTTCCTCATACCTGTATATATTCCCTCATCTCCCCTCACCCTGGGCCCAGGCAACCATCGATCTGGTTCCTGTcactataattttacatattatagaatttcatataaatggacttaACATAGTACGGAATCTTTTGTGATTGCCTTCTTTCTCTtatcataatatttttgagatgtaTCCATGTTATTGtctgtattatttcctttctttttattgctgagtaatttTCTGTGGTATGGATATATTACACTTTGTTTACCCATTTAATAGTGATAGAAGTTTGgattggattgtttccagttgaggcaattatgaataatgcttctgtgaatattcatgtacatatttttccTTAGATAGATATACCTTTTCATCTTTTGGGGGTAAATATCtggaagtagaatttctggattgCACAGTAATGAATCTAACTTTATGATGTAATGACGTAGTTTTCCAGTTACTGTACCATTTTTGCATTCCCAACAGCAATGCATGAAAGTTCCAGTTGCaacacatctttgccaacacttgatagTATCAATATTTATGACTTTATCCATTTtagtgtgtagtggtatctcactgtgattttaattgacatttttctGATGTCTAGTatgttgagtaccttttcatatgcttatgaAAATTTTTGATCAAAGCATTTATCAAATGAAGTCCCAAAATGCAATTATTGGAAACACTATTTGCACACAGAGACTTGAAATTTATCCTTTCATAAGCACAGGAGGTAGTGAGCAAATTAAACAATGAGCTCTCAAATGGTATACAATATTAATGTTGAAATTCTGTAATTGCATTTTAGAATATCTCAACTTGCAGGATGAATCATTTGCTGAAGCACCTATTTTTAATTAGATAAATTTATGTTCTGtactgaaacaaaatgaaattgtgGAGGCCTATAATTATGAGGAGTCATAAATAGAGACAACTTATTTGATGAGGTTTTTCTTATGAAATACTTACTGAAGAAAGGTACTCTGAATGGAGGCAAAAAAGACAGCATCTGTGAAAATATTTGGgctgaaatatttatacatttcaacctgtgaaaatttaaaattatgaatatccttgtattagtttgctaaggctgccTTAATGAAGTATCACAGAGTGActgccttaaacaacagaaatttatttctcacagatctggaggccaggaagtccacGATCAAGGTGTCAACGGATTTGGCttcttctgagacctctctccttggcttgcagatggtcacctcttgctgtgtcttcacatggcctttcttctgtGTACATGCATCCCTAGTGTCTCTTGTATACCCAGAGTTCcccttacaaggacaccagtcagattggttTAGGCGTCCACCCTAATGGCCACAACATAagcacctctttaaaggccctatcttcaTATTCTGAAGTCCTGGGGATTAGAGGTTcaccatatgaatttggggggaggggagaaatacaattcagcccataacaaccTTTCATTAAGCAGACCATTAGTTTCTGACATTCCTTTAACTTCCACATAACACAGTAAAAGACATGACCATAAACATCTGGTGAGAGGTACAAAATAGGGCAGGAAGTAGCACCCTCTGCCCTGCAGTCTGGAACCACCCTGTGCTACGTATGTGCTTTTCTACGTGTCATTGTCGGTCTGCCAGGCTCCAAAGTCCACCTACTACAGCCAGTAATAGCTACCTGACTCTCTCACGttggcatatttaaaaaa of the Lemur catta isolate mLemCat1 chromosome 4, mLemCat1.pri, whole genome shotgun sequence genome contains:
- the LOC123637477 gene encoding amine oxidase [flavin-containing] B-like; this encodes MVNRQERKFVGGSGQVSEWIMELLGDQVKLERPVISIDYTGENILVKTLNHEIYETKYVISTIPPTLGMKSHFNPPLPMMRNQLITRVPLGLVTKCIVYYKEPFWSKKDYCGTMIIEGEEVPISYTLDDTKPDGNYAAIMGFILAHKARRLACPTKEERMKKLCELYAKVLGSQEALKPLHYEEKNWCEEQYSGGCYTTYFPPGIMTQYGRVLRQPVGRIYFAGTETATHWSGYLEGAVEAGERVAQEVLPATGKIPEDEIWQSEPESADVPVQPTTTTFLERHFPSVPGRLKFIGLTTIFSAVALSFLVHKRALLVRL